The following are from one region of the Lytechinus pictus isolate F3 Inbred chromosome 4, Lp3.0, whole genome shotgun sequence genome:
- the LOC129259431 gene encoding ligand-gated ion channel 4-like gives MYLSLRRKPLYYLYKLVMPIVLLSALSMVGFLMPYNVGVIKASLSVTLTLSMTVFLLLVAETIPRTSDSMPLITEYYIIIMVLIAVSTAMNIAVLNIFHMGESGRREVPEWLRKLVLYYAARVMCMGFVVNYWKEMMSARKQHAMDPDRLAMLKKQRFFAARYGVSYTPLVANDGMGGGGQTSKHAKSSFTGVQDDGENDEWAKFEENLSETGDHRLSQLEVGVDSILKNMRTMKRRIDRKQRIQREWALFATVIDRLLFCIYACFTISMSVVVLRITPAQQENGL, from the exons ATGTACCTCAGTCTGCGTCGAAAACCCCTGTATTACCTCTACAAACTCGTCATGCCCATCGTTCTCCTCTCTGCTCTCTCCATGGTCGGGTTCCTCATGCCCTACAATGTCGGTGTCATCAAGGCCAGTCTCAGTGTCACGCTCACGTTGTCGATGACGGTGTTCTTGCTTCTCGTGGCTGAAACCATACCGCGGACGTCGGACAGCATGCCTCTGATCA CGGAATATTACATAATAATCATGGTTCTGATTGCGGTGTCGACAGCCATGAACATTGCGGTGCTCAATATCTTCCATATGGGCGAGAGCGGTAGGCGGGAGGTGCCGGAATGGTTGAGAAAGCTGGTGCTCTACTACGCAGCCCGTGTCATGTGTATGGGCTTTGTGGTGAACTACTGGAAGGAAATGATGTCGGCGAGAAAGCAGCACGCCATGGACCCCGATCGGCTGGCCATGCTAAAAAAGCAGCGATTCTTTGCAGCAAG ATACGGGGTATCGTATACACCTTTGGTTGCCAATGACGGCATGGGTGGCGGCGGACAGACAAGCAAACACGCCAAGAGTAGCTTCACCGGCGTGCAGGACGACGGCGAGAATGACGAATGGGCCAAGTTTGAGGAGAACCTCTCGGAGACCGGTGACCACCGGCTATCCCAGCTCGAAGTCGGTGTCGACAGCATCCTGAAGAACATGCGGACAATGAAGCGAAGGATCGACAGAAAACAGAGAATCCAGCGAGAGTGGGCGCTGTTCGCCACCGTCATCGATCGCCTCCTCTTCTGCATCTATGCCTGCTTCACTATCTCCATGTCCGTGGTCGTACTCCGAATAACGCCCGCACAACAGGAGAACGGGCTATAA
- the LOC129259432 gene encoding muscarinic acetylcholine receptor M2-like, protein MSTESNLTSELPPTPSGYFSQKLIAVIIWCAICLVGVCGNTLVLLAISTSRRLQSHNNRFVGFLAVTDLLTCLIMPVQIAALMEARSKFFHIACCVAGVLGYVTLGASAFTLVLIAFNRYICLTQRLSVKRRLFSRFKSAAMASFGILFPLGITLGFVVTGNARTGLLSGLFCTIVYGPVLDMVAGTFLLVCVVVTLVFYLLIAKTVRSHSRKVVMNNQTLRESSPPSNLSRPNNSNELSIKQEKCNSTDCDSGKSGSRKQLPSAIQWKALRVQESSTSTPDKLFIPVKRVPTDRRPTCQIAQPIPTARSVSISSIQAISTIVQDREGTETMRSNQRRVGQRPRMYEAPVPMIKLEKEVTKNMIVIVLAFVIAIAFISVSILFPHIPYIYDLFAYVVFNANSSINPIIYGWKHPLLKRTFRHILRWRLEEIDQPTRWVRKCIY, encoded by the coding sequence ATGTCAACCGAATCGAATCTTACGAGCGAACTACCACCCACTCCCAGTGGATATTTTAGCCAGAAACTGATAGCGGTCATCATATGGTGTGCTATCTGCCTTGTGGGCGTGTGCGGAAATACCTTAGTTCTCCTCGCAATCTCCACCTCAAGGAGGCTACAGTCTCACAACAACCGCTTTGTTGGGTTTCTAGCTGTAACAGATCTTCTTACCTGCCTCATCATGCCTGTACAAATCGCTGCTCTCATGGAGGCAAGGTCAAAGTTTTTCCATATAGCTTGCTGCGTGGCAGGTGTACTGGGATACGTCACACTTGGAGCAAGTGCCTTCACGTTGGTCCTGATTGCATTTAATCGCTACATCTGCCTTACGCAAAGGCTTTCCGTCAAGAGAAGGCTGTTCTCGCGTTTCAAGTCAGCGGCAATGGCTTCATTTGGAATTCTCTTTCCCCTAGGGATCACTTTAGGATTCGTGGTGACTGGCAATGCGAGAACAGGTCTTCTCAGTGGTCTATTCTGCACCATTGTGTATGGGCCCGTACTGGATATGGTGGCTGGCACATTTCTTCTCGTATGCGTCGTGGTGACACTCGTATTCTATCTACTTATCGCTAAAACCGTTCGATCGCATTCTAGGAAGGTCGTCATGAATAATCAGACACTTCGAGAAAGCAGCCCACCGTCAAATCTCTCGAGGCCAAATAATTCAAACGAATTGAGCATCAAACAGGAAAAGTGTAACAGTACAGATTGTGATTCCGGCAAATCAGGCTCAAGAAAGCAATTGCCGTCCGCAATCCAGTGGAAGGCGCTGCGAGTGCAGGAGTCTTCCACATCCACTCCGGATAAGCTTTTCATTCCAGTGAAAAGAGTACCTACTGACAGACGCCCAACATGCCAGATTGCACAACCAATCCCAACCGCCAGGTCTGTCAGTATTTCCAGTATCCAGGCCATAAGCACAATCGTACAGGATCGAGAGGGCACAGAGACAATGAGATCTAACCAACGACGTGTCGGGCAACGGCCGAGAATGTACGAAGCACCTGTACCGATGATCAAACTCGAGAAGGAAGTCACGAAGAACATGATCGTGATCGTTCTGGCTTTCGTCATTGCCATCGCCTTCATATCTGTTAGCATTCTCTTTCCACACATACCTTATATCTACGACCTCTTTGCCTACGTTGTATTTAACGCCAACAGCAGCATTAATCCAATAATATATGGCTGGAAGCACCCGCTTCTAAAGCGCACATTCCGTCATATCTTGCGGTGGAGATTAGAGGAAATTGATCAACCAACGAGGTGGGTCAGAAAGTGTATATATTGA